In the Wyeomyia smithii strain HCP4-BCI-WySm-NY-G18 chromosome 2, ASM2978416v1, whole genome shotgun sequence genome, one interval contains:
- the LOC129725113 gene encoding ras GTPase-activating protein raskol-like, whose protein sequence is MNSLQHSHSTSSINSATNLHVVNANIQHHNVSSTNSNENKYQYPIGSIRTYGTVSQYYSNNSSNIGSLKNEKEKSPVLNCGIRASTLPRNNGVTVSNGSISNEADEHANVNNLIQIGFDPSNPFNRKSPTPLLKSTVHINGSRSRNLNGSQLSLLSDLGKNPLSLGIPHSDMVTSSTPTPAAPASNPSNMPMSLDDLEDLLNYADEQGVTENQKGGKEQLTGKGSNISIGQISNICSSGYQSITTQSQSSSPVELGQQQIEYVTNKVPPPRKMSNNKYGYINQQRYAPASNTATVSSLTSINNNNNSNEQDGQYGPLGYKTALYHQSTNVITGTALNAYNNNLIIGSNAGAGGTGGVSSVYKNHLSTIGSGGNLHTSSSDERLSNNDNYRDMDSLNAGNGNTFEGFGGLHGRRLGSSRMPRTNPLMQYKREEPLEMQPVSSYTSANNSRDHHNHYHSTSGGGTNNRYQRRMSIDSGRTLSDSSTDTESGSKQLPSSVAFNGHVGIVGGLGSHLDNKRRHHRTSNGNGSALVTLPSGIFILKVRVIPPLSTFANNVS, encoded by the exons ATGAACTCACTGCAACACTCACACTCCACTTCAAGTATTAATTCTGCAACCAATTTGCACGTCGTCAATGCAAACATTCAACATCACAATGTTTCTAGTACAAATTCCAACGAGAACAAGTATCAGTATCCAATTGGCAGTATTCGGACCTACGGTACAGTTTCGCAGTACTATTCAAACAACTCGAGTAACATCGGCAGCCTAAAAAATGAGAAAGAGAAAAGCCCTGTTTTAAACTGCGGCATTCGAGCGAGTACACTGCCCAGAAACAACGGCGTCACCGTTAGTAATGGTAGCATTAGCAATGAAGCGGACGAGCATGCCAACGTGAACAACCTAATTCAGATTGGTTTCGATCCAAGTAATCCCTTTAACCGAAAGAGTCCCACCCCGCTGCTAAAGTCGACAGTACATATCAACGGCAGTCGAAGCCGAAACCTGAATGGCTCCCAGCTAAGTTTACTTTCAGATCTAGGTAAAAATCCGCTTAGTCTCGGGATTCCGCACAGCGATATGGTAACGAGTAGCACTCCTACTCCGGCCGCGCCAGCGTCCAATCCATCCAATATGCCGATGAGCTTGGATGATCTGGAAGATCTGCTTAACTACGCAGACGAACAGGGAGTTACGGAAAACCAGAAGGGAGGGAAAGAGCAACTGACCGGCAAAGGGAGCAACATATCAATCGGACAAATATCTAACATTTGTAGTTCCGGTTACCAAAGTATCACGACGCAATCTCAAAGCTCGAGTCCAGTAGAGCTAGGCCAGCAGCAAATCGAATACGTAACGAACAAGGTTCCACCTCCGAGAAAGATGAGTAACAACAAGTACGGATACATTAATCAGCAACGTTACGCGCCAGCCAGTAATACGGCCACCGTCTCCAGTTTAACAAGcatcaacaataacaacaatagTAATGAACAAGATGGTCAATATGGTCCTCTGGGATACAAAACTGCTTTATATCACCAAAGTACTAACGTGATTACGGGAACTGCTCTAAATGCGTACAACAACAACCTAATCATTGGTTCGAATGCCGGTGCCGGTGGCACAGGCGGAGTTAGCAGTGTGTATAAGAATCATCTCAGCACGATTGGAAGCGGAGGTAATTTGCACACCTCCAGCAGTGATGAAAGGTTGAGCAACAATGACAATTACCGGGATATGGACTCGTTAAATGCAGGCAATGGAAATACGTTTGAAGGCTTTGGTGGGTTGCACGGACGACGACTTGGGAGCAGTCGGATGCCGCGAACTAACCCTTTAATGCAG TATAAACGCGAGGAACCTTTGGAAATGCAACCGGTTAGCAGCTACACTAGCGCTAACAATAGTCGGGATCATCACAATCACTATCACAGTACCAGTGGTGGAGGAACAAACAATCGTTACCAGCGTAGAATGAGCATTGATTCGGGTCGTACACTTTCTGACAGCTCAACCGACACGGAAAGCGGTTCCAAACAGCTTCCATCATCTGTTGCTTTCAACGGTCACGTTGGAATCGTCGGAGGTCTCGGCAGTCATCTGGACAATAAACGCCGCCATCATCGTACCAGCaatggtaatggttcagctttagtaactctcccaagtgggatttttattctgaaggttagagtgatccctccgctatcaacttttgcaaataacgtgtcataa